In a genomic window of Coregonus clupeaformis isolate EN_2021a unplaced genomic scaffold, ASM2061545v1 scaf0623, whole genome shotgun sequence:
- the LOC121560099 gene encoding protocadherin-23-like yields MQASFQLSLPENLPPGVIHTSQASDPDHGANGTITYSIQGEDYGGRFTIHATTGTVSTTRALDREERPSYTLCIQASDGGQPSPLSSSTQLLVLLLDQNDNSPLFTRKSYRASLAEGLPAGAEVLRLEARDPDQGPNGEVTFSLVEDTLGAFSVEPATGVVRTTRPLDRESRAQYTFRAVATDSCARGPRSTATAVTVQVEDANDNAPVCAENPVVGWVAVETIPNKIVATVTAVDGDRGENGTVWFSLAENNPFFTINGKSGDIRLNTSISPSFLGAKLQVLAADQGRPALTSTCLVLIHLKGEDEPLRFTETLYEAVVVENSKTGSWVGNVVAHDRTDDGRRIEYSIFNNNENRAFAINRHTGDITVWDQASLDYEANRKVHLVVLADGGPLRTAHCRVTVTLQDVNDNAPAFEQGYYRTAVWEGQVHNTYVMQVFASDADSGVNGQIEYSILSGNQNEAFIIDSVRGILATNTILDREITSSYKLVLQASDRGSPPLSSTATVRVQVVDINDNSPVIPPMEPVVIAENLPAGYMVTQVSANDVDLSSTVTYSFSDNASAAGSFAIDRYTGVVTLTQMLDREEQAAHRLAVWASDSLHLTTAEVLVQVLDVNDNVPVFSQDSYQVKLPELSPANMLILTVAATDRDSGLNGKLCYRLLSSPLHGFYIHPDNGSVFTNKPLKYVTNGNVIQLLVEARDGGDPVRSTVTSVDIVVLDANDHTPIFQHDTYTVSPPEDTPIGTTLLTLWAEDLDWAYENTHLDYVVASGNEDRRFCMEVGAVQTESQQRTGGSLVLCQLLDRETTESYILTVTVSDCGSPPLNSSAVVAVTVADVNDNAPAFVSAEYHAQASESNPVGTRLVQVTAQDPDRGTNGLIRYDIISGNSKGHLRLDPQTGALKVNHSLDYEEDSKYALTIQASDGGEPGNRKVAFTVVFVTVLDENDNSPYFIFPVVNCSVPENLPAFTPACSVHAVDQDAGPYGQLTYSILSSCFMDYGSGSPDRKEAFAIDPLTGDIHTRQTFDFERESEYCFMVEARDKGEQAATVRVHVAIEGADEFSPVFTQRQYRFILPENAKAGQTVGHVMAMDHDGGLEGVVEYSLVNPSQFFSVNKTTGAVFVSGPVYRKRGSFSNEDVVELLVSAGSPRMDSRSTTSLVTVNISNSAEALVGVALSVQTVTLGVSLAIFLLLLVSFVALVLRYKTKEAAIKKAAALAANLNTGTFGRTGGGQQHTSIGIGLRELRAPITIRVKREISLPIRNSDSSGRGSAEGETAEDHEIKMINEYPCRKRADSAHSERVPDSGVPRDSDQLSCHSEDRNPGTVITTVSSTGLAAGMQSSESLHTFKEEGGGEGMLPRVRVSEMEESQASVDGSFSSLLCPEEQLRGSYSWDYLLDWEPRYHTLASVFTDISLLHDEDLQGGHEGLLSEACCLMHPPPLITGVAQPGLRAVPPRMPPRSMHTLTRRPSYPKYAYAPLARNTGLTPSAMTPSFSPSLSVLTLRTPNASPVVSETGLGVFRLDAGSLLEGEIQV; encoded by the exons ATGCAGGCCTCCTTTCAGcttagcctgccagagaacctgccCCCCGGGGTCATCCACACATCCCAGGCCTCGGACCCAGACCACGGAGCCAACGGCACCATAACCTATTCCATACAGG GCGAGGACTACGGCGGGCGTTTCACCATCCACGCCACCACGGGCACAGTCAGCACCACACGAGCCCTCGACCGGGAGGAGCGGCCCAGCTACACCCTCTGCATCCAGGCGAGCGACGGCGGCCAACCCTCCCCCCTCAGCTCCTCCACCCAGCTCCTGGTGCTCCTACTGGACCAGAATGACAACAGTCCCTTGTTCACCCGCAAGAGTTACCGCGCTTCCTTGGCTGAGGGGCTCCCCGCGGGGGCAGAGGTGCTGCGTCTGGAGGCCCGCGACCCGGACCAAGGCCCCAACGGCGAGGTGACATTCTCTCTGGTCGAGGACACCCTGGGGGCCTTCTCGGTAGAGCCCGCCACGGGCGTGGTTCGGACCACCCGGCCCTTGGACAGGGAGAGCCGCGCTCAGTACACCTTCAGGGCCGTGGCTACCGACAGCTGTGCCAGAGGTCCACGGAGCACCGCCACCGCGGTTACCGTGCAGGTGGAGGACGCCAACGACAACGCGCCCGTCTGCGCGGAGAACCCCGTCGTCGGCTGGGTCGCTGTGGAGACGATCCCAAATAAGATTGTCGCCACGGTGACGGCAGTGGACGGCGACCGTGGCGAGAACGGGACTGTGTGGTTTAGCTTGGCGGAAAACAACCCTTTTTTCACCATCAACGGCAAATCGGGAGATATACGGTTGAATACGTCCATTAGTCCGAGTTTCTTGGGTGCTAAACTGCAGGTGTTGGCTGCAGACCAGGGGAGGCCAGCTCTCACCTCTACCTGCCTGGTCCTTATTCACTTGAAGGGAGAGGACGAGCCACTGCGCTTCACTGAGACGCTCTACGAAGCAGTCGTGGTGGAAAACAGCAAAACTG GCTCGTGGGTGGGAAACGTGGTGGCCCACGACCGAACCGACGACGGGCGGCGAATCGAATACAGCATTTTCAATAACAACGAGAACAGAGCCTTCGCCATCAACCGACACACAG gtgACATCACAGTGTGGGACCAGGCCAGTCTGGACTACGAGGCCAACCGGAAGGTCCACCTGGTGGTGCTGGCCGACGGCGGCCCCCTGCGCACGGCCCACTGCCGGGTCACCGTCACGCTGCAGGATGTCAACGACAATGCGCCGGCCTTCGAGCAGGGCTACTACCGCACAGCCGTGTGGGAGGGCCAGGTACACAACACCTACGTCATGCAG GTGTTTGCCTCTGACGCGGACAGCGGTGTGAATGGTCAGATTGAATACTCCATCTTGTCTGGTAACCAGAACGAGGCGTTCATCATCGACTCTGTGCGTGGGATCCTCGCCACCAACACCATTCTGGACCGGGAAATCACTTCCTCTTACAA GTTGGTACTGCAGGCATCAGACAGGGGTAGCCCTCCCCTTAGCAGCACCGCCACCGTCCGGGTCCAGGTGGTGGACATCAACGACAACAGCCCCGTCATTCCCCCCATGGAGCCCGTGGTCATAGCAGAGA ACCTCCCAGCGGGCTACATGGTGACCCAGGTGAGCGCCAACGACGTGGACCTCAGCTCCACAGTGACCTACAGCTTTTCGGACAATGCCAGCGCCGCCGGGAGCTTCGCCATCGACCGCTACACGGGCGTGGTGACCCTGACGCAGATGCTGGACCGTGAGGAGCAGGCGGCGCACAGGCTGGCGGTGTGGGCCTCGGACTCCCTCCACCTGACCACGGCCGAGGTCCTGGTTCAGGTGCTGGATGTCAACGACAACGTGCCAGTCTTCTCCCAGGACTCCTACCAG GTGAAGTTGCCAGAACTGTCTCCTGCCAACATGTTGATCCTGACTGTGGCTGCCACAGACCGTGACTCTGGGCTTAACGGCAAACTCTGCTACAgactcctctcgtctcctctacACGGCTTCTACATACACCCAGACAACG GGTCGGTGTTCACCAACAAGCCCCTGAAGTACGTCACCAATGGTAACGTGATCCAGCTCCTGGTGGAGGCCAGAGACGGGGGTGACCCAGTCCGCTCTACGGTCACCTCCGTGGACATCGTGGTCCTGGACGCCAACGACCATACCCCGATCTTCCAGCACGACACCTATACAGTCAGCCCCCCTGAGGATACCCCCATCGGCACCACCCTGCTGACCCTCTGGGCAGAGGACCTGGACTGGGCGTATGAAAACACCCACCTGGACTATGTCGTTGCCAGTGGCAATGAGGACAGGAGATTCTGTATGGAGGTAGGTGCGGTCCAAACGGAGAGCCAGCAGAGGACCGGTGGGAGTCTGGTTCTGTGCCAACTGTTGGACCGCGAAACCACGGAGAGCTACATCTTGACAGTGACAGTTTCTGACTGTGGCTCGCCTCCGCTCAACAGCTCGGCGGTCGTGGCGGTAACTGTGGCGGACGTCAACGATAACGCACCGGCTTTTGTCAGCGCAGAGTACCATGCTCAGGCCAGCGAGAGCAACCCTGTGGGCACCAGGTTGGTTCAGGTGACCGCCCAGGACCCTGACCGCGGAACCAACGGTCTGATCCGGTACGACATTATCTCAGGCAACAGCAAGGGTCACCTCAGGCTCGACCCGCAAACCGGCGCCCTGAAGGTCAACCACAGTCTCGACTACGAGGAAGACTCCAAGTACGCACTGACTATCCAGGCTTCCGATGGGGGTGAACCTGGAAACCGTAAAGTAGCCTTCACCGTGGTCTTTGTCACGGTTTTGGATGAGAATGACAACTCGCCCTACTTCATCTTCCCCGTAGTCAACTGCTCGGTGCCGGAGAACCTTCCAGCCTTCACCCCCGCCTGTTCAGTCCATGCCGTCGACCAAGACGCCGGACCCTATGGCCAGCTCACCTACTCCATCCTGTCCTCCTGCTTCATGGATTACGGCAGTGGCAGCCCTGACCGGAAGGAGGCCTTTGCCATCGACCCCCTCACCGGGGACATCCACACCCGGCAGACATTTGACTTTGAGCGGGAGAGCGAGTACTGCTTCATGGTGGAGGCCAGGGACAAAGGCGAGCAGGCGGCCACCGTGAGGGTCCATGTGGCCATCGAAGGGGCGGACGAATTCAGTCCCGTCTTCACCCAGAGGCAGTACCGTTTCATCCTCCCGGAGAACGCAAAGGCGGGGCAGACAGTCGGCCATGTTATGGCAATGGACCATGACGGAGGCCTGGAGGGCGTGGTGGAGTACTCCCTGGTCAACCCCTCACAGTTTTTCTCAGTCAACAAAACAACAGGCGCAGTGTTCGTCTCGGGCCCAGTGTACCGCAAGAGAGGAAGTTTCTCCAACGAAGACGTGGTGGAGCTCTTGGTGTCCGCCGGCAGTCCCAGAATGGACTCCAGGTCCACCACCAGCCTGGTAACGGTCAATATCTCCAATTCGGCTGAAGCTCTGGTCGGGGTGGCCCTCAGCGTCCAGACAGTCACTCTGGGCGTGTCGCTggccatcttcctcctcctactCGTCAGCTTCGTGGCCCTCGTCCTGAGGTACAAGACAAAAGAGGCCGCCATCAAGAAGGCCGCTGCCCTCGCAGCCAACCTAAACACCGGCACGTTCGGCAGGACCGGCGGTGGCCAACAGCACACCAGCATCGGCATCGGTTTGCGGGAGCTGAGGGCGCCCATCACCATCCGAGTGAAGAGGGAAATATCCCTCCCTATCCGTAATTCTGACTCAAGCGGCCGCGGTTCGGCAGAAGGCGAGACGGCCGAGGACCATGAGATCAAGATGATCAACGAATACCCGTGCCGCAAGAGGGCCGACTCGGCCCACAGCGAGAGGGTTCCCGACTCTGGCGTGCCCAGGGACTCGGACCAGCTTTCCTGCCATTCAGAGGATAGAAACCCGGGGACGGTCATAACCACGGTCTCCAGCACAGGTCTGGCTGCAGGGATGCAGAGTTCAGAGAGTCTCCACACCTTCaaagaggagggaggtggggaggggaTGCTGCCGCGGGTCAGGGTGAGCGAGATGGAGGAGAGCCAGGCCTCTGTGGACGGCTCCTTCAGCTCGCTGTTGTGTCCGGAGGAGCAGCTCCGGGGCAGCTACAGCTGGGACTACCTGCTGGACTGGGAGCCACGCTACCACACACTTGCCTCAGTCTTCACCGACATCAGCCTGCTGCACGACGAGGACCTCCAGGGGGGCCACGAGGGCCTTTTGTCTGAAGCCTGCTGCCTAATGCACCCACCACCCCTCATCACGGGCGTGGCGCAGCCAGGCCTCAGGGCTGTGCCCCCCCGGATGCCCCCGCGCAGCATGCACACCCTAACCCGGAGGCCCTCCTACCCCAAATACGCCTACGCGCCCCTGGCCAGGAACACGGGGCTCACCCCGTCTGCCATGACCCCCAGTTTCTCTCCCTCGCTGTCGGTGCTCACTCTGCGGACCCCCAACGCCTCCCCGGTGGTCTCAGAGACTGGGCTGGGGGTCTTCAGGCTAGACGCCGGCAGCCTCCTGGAGGGAGAAATACAGGTGTAG